The Phaeacidiphilus oryzae TH49 region TCGGACCAGCCGACATGGGTGACCGGGTGGTCCCAGCGGTCCTGGAGGGAGCTGCCCGGTCCCTCCGGGGCGCGCCAGGTCGCGCCCTCGACGCCGCACCACCACGGGGTGGCGTCCGGCCGCCGGGAGACCCGGCGCAGCTCACCGGGGAGGAAGCCGGCGAAGACGAAGCTCCAGCCGAACCGCTCGGCCTCGGTGACGTGCCCGGTCGCCTCGACGAAGGCGGCGAAGCGGGCGTTGGTGACGGCGTAGGCGTCGATCGCGAAGGCGTCCACCGCGACCTCGCGGACCGGGCCCTCCCGGTCGCCGGGGTTGGCGTCGGCGTCCTCACTGCCCATCCGGAAGGCGGCGGCGGGGAGGCTGACCCGGGTGTCGTACGCGGAGGCGTCGGCAGAGGGGTCGGGGGTGGGCGACGAGGGGAGGCCGCTCCCTGCCGCCGGTCCGGCGCCTCGCGCCGGGGCGCCTCGCGCCGGGGCGCAGCAGGAGGGCCGGGGCTCCCCCGGAGCCCCCGCATCCCTCGCGCGCCCAGCGTCCCCCGCGTCCCCGCCCGGGGCGCAGCCGCTCGTCGGCGGCTTCCTGACCTCTGCCATACGGGCGATCGTGCCCTCTCGCCAGAATTTTCGTCAACACCTCGAACATAAATCACGGCGCTCGCCGCCAGGAAAACCTGTCGACAGCGAGGACGGCCACCCGGCAGAGTGGCGGACCATGACCAGCAGCGACCTCTGGCCCCGTGAGACCGCCGAGCGCTACGACACCGAGGAGAGCGCCAACTCCACGCCCGAGGCCCTCGGCCCGGTCCTCGACCTGCTGGCCGAACTGGCGGACGGGGGGCGGGCGCTGGAGTTCGCCATCGGCACCGGCCGGGTCGGCGTGCCACTCCTCACCGATCGCGGGGTGCCGGTCGCCGGCATCGAGTACTCCGAACACATGGCGGCAGTGCTGCGCCGCAAGATCGACGAGGCCCGACTGCCGGTCGTGCTGGGCGACATGGCCACCGCCACCGCACCGGACGCCGGCCGGTACTCCCTCGTCTACCTCGTCTACAACACCATCTCCAACCTCCTCACCCAGGAGGAGCAGGTGGCCTGCTTCCGCAACGCGGCCCGCCACCTCGCCCCCGGCGGCCGCTTCCTGATCGAACTCGGCGTCCCCCCACTGCGACTGCTGCCCCCCACCCAGACCGCGGTCCCCTTCGACGTCTCCGAGCACCACCTCGGCCTCGACACCGTCGACCCGGCGGCCCAGCTGCTGACCTCCCACCACCTCACCCGCGACGAGCGGACCGGCGCCTACCGCCGCACCGCCTCCCATCACCGCTACGCCTGGCCCGCCGAACTCGACCTGATGGCCCAACTCGCCGGCCTCACCCTGGAGTCCCGCCACGCCGACTGGGACCGCACCCCGTTCACCGGCGACTCCCCCAAGCACCTCTCCATCTGGCGCAAGCCCGCCTGACCGCCGGCGCCGGCACGGTCGGCGTCCGCCGGGCCAGTCCCTCAGCGGATCGCGGAACAGCGGAGCCTCCCGCTCCCGCCAACGCCCGTGGACGAGCGTGCGGCCCAGCCTCTGGGTCCAGAGGCCCCCGTCCCCGGCCGGGTAGGAACCTCAGGCCTCACCGCGCAGGTTGCGCACCCGGCACTTGATGCCGGGCGCCGCCGCGATCTTCGCGTCCAGGGTCAGCAATTGGGCCTTGAGCACCTCGGCCAGAGCGACATAGGAGGCGTCGTAGGGCGGAGCAGGGGGGTGTGCTCGTAACGCAGCATCGGGATGCGTGCGAGCAGATCCAGCGCCCGCCTGGCCTCGTCGGCCGGCAGTGTCATCCCTCCTCCGCCGGGGGGCGGGCGGTGCGCGTCAGCCCAGGAAGGAGAGGCGGACGGTGCGGCGGGGGTTGTCGGTGTTGGTGTCGATCAGGACGACGGACTGCCAGGTGCCGAGGGCCAGTTCGCCGTTGAGGACGGGGAGGGTGGCGTGCGGGGGGACCAAGGCGGGGAGGACGTGGTCGCGGCCGTGGCCGGGGCTGCCGTGGCGGTGGCGCCAGCGGTCGTCGGCGGGGAGGAGGTCGCGGAGGGCGGACAGCAGGTCGTCGTCGCTGCCGGCGCCGGTCTCGATGATCGCGATGCCGGCCGTGGCGTGTGGGACGAAGACGTTGAGCAGTCCGTCCCCGCCTCCGGCGGCGTCGCGGAGGAACCCGGTGCAGCGGTCGGTGATGTCGACGGCCGCCTCACGGCTGCCGGTGGTGAGTTCGAAGGTCTCGGTGCGCAGGGCGTTGCTCATGGCGCCCATCATCGGCCATCGACTCGGCGGGTGCACAACGGGATTCCTCGGAGGTATTGCACCTCCTGAGGGACCGTCATAATCTCGGCTCGGTCCGGATTCTGAACATCGTTCATGTATCTGTCCACCGTTGTTCCGAGGGGAGTCCCCCATGCTCCGCCGTCCCGCCCTACAGGCGATGGCCGGTGTGGTCGCCGCCGCGCTGGCGCTGGCCCTGGGCGCGCTGGCGCCCAGCGCCTCGGCCGCGCAGACCTCCGATGCCGCCGCTGCCGTCGCCGCCAATCCGTCGCTCGTGCCCAGAACCGTGGTGCTGGACGGCAAGCGGCTGGCCGTCACCAGGACCCTGGTCCGGGCCGGCGTCCCCGCCCTGCGCGCACCGCTGTCCGAGCTGCTCGGCCAGGCCGACTCCTACCTCACGGCCGGCCCCTGGTCGGTGACGGACAAGCCGCAGACGCCGCCCTCCGGCGACAAGCACGACTACCTGAGCGAGGCCCCGTACTGGTGGCCCACCCAGCCGGCCACCGCTGACAACCCGTGGGGCTGCCCGTACGTCCAGAAGGACGGCGTGCGGAATCCGGCGATCGACACCGTCACCGACCACGCCGAGCGCGGCGAGATGTTCAACGCGGTCTACGACCTCACCCTCGCCTGGTGGTACACCGGCAAGGCCGAGTACGCCCAGCGGGCCGCGCTGGACCTGCGCACCTGGTTCATCGACCCAGCGACCCGGATGAACCCGAACCTGGACTACACCCAGTTCATCCCGTGCAAGACGGACGGGCGCGGGATCGGGATCATCGACTTCTCGCAGCAGTACACCGACGTGCTGGACGCGCTGGCGATGCTGAACACCGGCGCGCCCGGCTGGAGTCGGGACGACGAGTCCTCGATGACGGACTGGAACGCGCGGTTCCTGAGCTGGCTGCGGACCAGCCAGAACGGGCAGGACGAGGCCGCGGCGACCAACAACCACGGCTCGTTCTTCGACATGCAGGAGGCGGCGCTGGCGCTGTCCACCGGGCAGAGCGCGCTGGCCCGGCAGATCGTCGTGGCGGCGGAGCGGAAGCGGATCGACGACCAGGTCGCCGGGGACGGCAGCCTGCCGCAGGAGCTGTCGCGGACGCGGAGCTTCCACTACTCCACCTTCGACCTGGTGGCGCTGACCCGGCTGGCGATGATCGGGCAGCGGGTGGGGGTGGACCTCTGGCACTACACCGACCCGGCCGGCGGAAACCTCTTCAAGGCGGTCGACCTCCTGATCCCGGCGGCGACGGGGAAGGCCGCCTGGACGTACCCGGAGCTGGAGTTCCAGGCGTTCGCGGCGACGGACGTGATCCACGCGGCGGCGGACGCGGGCGATCCGGCCGCGCGGGCGGCCGTCCCCGAGCTGCCGGCTCCGCCGGGCGGCGACATCTGGCCGCTGCGGCCGGCGGCCGAGCAGCTCGACCCGATCAGCGGCTCGTAGTCCACGGGCGGCCGGGCGCCACGTCACGAGCGCGGGAGCGCCACGTCACGAGCGCGGGAGCGCCACGTCACGAGCGCGGGAGCGCCACGTCACGAGCGCGGGAGCGCCACGTCACGAGCGCGGGAGCGCCACGTCACGAGCGCGGGAGCGCCACGTCACGAGCGCGGGAGCGCCCCGTCACGAGCGCGGGAGCGCCCCGTCAGGAGCGCGGGAGGTGGGACTCCGCCTGGGCCACCTCCACCTGGTGGTGGAGGTCGTGGGCGGCGTCGAGGGTGGCGCCCAGGGAGGTCGTCAGGACGGCGGCCAGCAGCATGGCGATCAGCGCGCCCCGACGGCGCGGCGCGACCCCCGCCGCCCGCGCGGCGTCGCCGCCGAGGAGGGCGCCCACCCGGCGCGGAACGGAGCCGGAAGCGGCGGCCGGGACCACCGCCGGACGCCCCCTGCGCCCCGCCCGCGCCGGCGCGCGGGACCCGGCCAGCGCCGCGCGGCCGATCGCGCGCGCCGTCAGCCGACGGTCGCGGACCGCCGCCGCGGCGCACTCGTCGGCCCAGCGTTCGACCGAGTAGCGCACGGCGTCGCGCAGCGGCCGCAGCAGCGGATGGACGGCGGCGGCGAGTTCGGCCAGGGACAGGAAGAGGTGGTGCCGGCAGGCGAGATGCGCCCGCTCGTGGGCGAGCAGCACCTCCCGCTCGGCGGGCGCCAGCGCGCGCAGCATCCCGTCCGAGATCACCACCCGCCCGGGCGCGCCCGGCAGGGCGTACGCGTCGGGGGCGGAGTCCGGGAGGACCACCAGGTCGCCGTGGCTGCCGTGACGTTCCGCCAGCCGGCGCGCGGCGGCCAGCTCGCGCAGCTGGCGGCGGAGGGTGCGCAGCCCGGAGGCCAGCACCCCGGCGAGGAGCAGCCCGGCCGCCGCGCCGATCGGCACCACGGCCTCCGGCGCCATCGCGTCCACCAGCGGCAGCGAGATGTGGCCGAGGGCGGCGATCCACGGCAGGTGGAGCAGCGCGGAGCCGGCCAGCAGTCCCAGCGCCGCGCAGCCGGCCGCGGCCAGGCCGACCGCGGTGGCGGTCAGCGCCCAGACGGCGGCCCGGGGGTGCAGCCGGTCCGGGAGGGCGCGCACCGCGCCGATCGCCGCCAGCGGTACGACGAGCAGGGGAAGCAGCAGCGGCAGCCAGACGGAGAGGATCATTCCGGCCCCGCTCCCTCACCGAGGAGGGCGCGCAGCAGCTGCTCGTCGTCCTCGCTCAGGCCGTCCACGAAGCGGGCCAGCACGGTGTCCCGGTCGGGGGCGTTCTCCAGCTCGCTGCGCATCCGCCGGGCCGCGAGCCCGGGCGCGTCCCGGGCCTCCTGCGCCGGGCTGTACGCGAACGCGCGGCCGACACGGTGGCGGAGCAGCACACCTTTCTCGTGCAGCCGGGAGAGGATGGTGTTCACCGTGGTGCGGGCCAGCTCGCCGCCCAGCTCCTGCTGGACGTCGCCGGGGGTGAGAGGGGTGCCGGCCGCCCAGAGGACCGCCAGCACCCCGGACTCCAGCTCCCCCGGGGAGCGGCGTCGGGAACCGCCGATCGGCATGCAGGCCTCCTTATCACTGCGTCGATTCCGTTCTTCCGGTCGCCATCGTCTACAGTGGGGCCGAACGAACGACTACAACTGTGTAGACAGTACCGAGTGGCGGGGCCTCCCCGCCGGACCGGCGCCGGGCCGGACCTCGAACCAGTGTCCATCTTGCAGCACGCGCAGGAGAGTGAAGCCCGATGAACCTCGCGGTGAACCTGCTCGACGCCAACTCCCTGTTGGCGTCCTTCGGCGCGGTCGGCGTCGGCGTGATCCTCTTCGCCGAGACCGGGCTGCTGATCGGCTTCTTCCTGCCCGGCGACTCGCTGCTCTTCACCGCCGGCCTCCTCTGCAGCACCAGCAAGAACGGCGTCCACCTCAACCTGGCCGCCGTTCTGGTCTCGGCCGCGCTGGGCGCCCTGATCGGCGCCCAGGTCGGCTTCTGGATCGGGCGGCGCGGCGGCCGGGCCATCCTCAACCGCAGCAGGAACCGGCACCTCCAGGCGGGCGCGGTACGGGCGGAGGAGATCCTCGCCCAGTACGGCCACGCCAAGGCCGTGGTGCTGGGCCGGTTCATCCCGGTGGTCCGGACCGTGCTCAACCCGGTGGCGGGGGCGCTCGAGGTGCCGGCGCGCACCTTCACCATCTGGCAGGTCGTCGGCGGACTGGTCTGGTCCCTGGGCGTCACCCTCGCCGGGTACGCGCTGGGCTCCAGCATTCCGAACGTCGACACCTACCTCCTCCCGATCATCGGCCTCATCGTGGTCGTCTCGCTGATCCCGATCGCGCTCGAACTCCTCAGGGCCCGGCGCGGAGGCGGCGGCTCCAACGGCTCCGGCACCGGGACCCCGGCGAGCGGCGGCCGGCACGCGGCCCGCGCGACCGACGGCGACGCCACCACCCATCGCACCGGCCAGCGCCGCGACCGCGACCGCACCGATCCGGCCCCCTTCACCAGCAGCACGGAGCTCGGCAAGTGACCCCTCTCACCACGCTCGCGGCCAGCCTCGACGGCCGCTCGATCGACGGCTCCCTCTACACCTGGTTCCAGGACCAGGTGGCCAAGGCGCCGACCTGGCTGAACGACTTCCTGTCCTTCTGGGCCACCTACGGCCTGGTGCTGTTCGCGGTGCTCTTCGTCATCGGCTGGTGGCAGGCACGCCGGGAGGGCCCGGCCAAGGTCGCGCAGTCCTTCGGGGTAGCCCTCGCGGTGCTGCTCGGCTATGTCGTCAACGACATCGTCAAGAGCGTCTTCGACGAGGTCAGGCCCTGCCAGGCGATCCCCGGCACGCACACCCTGCAGCCCTGCCCCGGGGTCGGCGACTGGTCCTTCCCCAGCAACCACTCCTCGATCGGGATGGCGGCGGCGGTCGCGCTGCTGATGCTGGACCGCAAGCTGGGCAGCATCGCCCTGCTGGGCGCCCTGGTGCTGGGCCTCGGCCGGGTCTGGATCGGCGCCCACTACCCGCACGACGTGCTGGTCGGCTGGGCCGTCGGGGCGATCGTCGGCGCGCTCTGCGGCTGGCTGAGCCCGAAGGCCGCGCCGCTGGTCGTGAGACTCTCCAGGACGCCGCTGCGGCCGCTGCTCACCGCGGGGGCCACGGCGGCCCACTGACACCGGCCGGCGCCGGGGCCGACCTGGCGCCGCAGGCCACCTGGCGCCGCAGGCCACCTGGCGCCGCAGCGCGCCGCGCCACCCCACAGACCGCCGCACGGTCCGGGCACCCTCTCCCCCCTCGCCCCGGACCGTGCGGCTTTCCCCTTCCCCCGCTCGTCGTCCGTCAGGCGAGCGACAGCTCGTCCCCGGGCTTGGTCGCGGTGTACGGGGTGTCCTTGACCAGCTGGCCGAGGAAGTTGACGTTGACGCCCTGGCCCAGCTCGCTGAGCAGGGCGTCGTGGATACCGTAGGCGCGCTTGGCGCCGACCTCGCGCATGTAGTCGACCAGCTCGCCGAGCTTGGACCAGGGGGCGTGGGCGGGCAGCAGCAGGGTGTCCACCGGGTGCTCCGGGACGGTGAGGGCGTCACCGGGGTGGAAGACCTGGCCGTCGATCAGGAACCCGGTGTTCTTCACCAGCGGGACGTCCTGGTGGATCACGGCGTGCCACTCGCCGTGCGCCTCGACCTCGAAACCGGCCGCGGTGAAGGCGTCGCCGTGACCGACCACGCTGATCCGGGAGCCGGGGATGCCCGCCTGCTCCAGCTGATCGGCGGTCCCGTCGTTGGTCCAGACGCGCAGCCCCGGACGGCCGTCCAGGGCCTTCTTCAGGCGCTCCGGCTCCCAGTGGTCGAAGTGCTCGTGGGTGATCAGAACCGCGTCGGCGCCGTCCAGCGCCTCGGGCTCGGAGAAGGCACCCGGGTCGAGCACCAGCACCTGGCCGTCCTTCTCCAGTCGGACGCAGGCATGTCCGTACTTGATCGCGCGCACGTGGTTCTCCTCATGATGTCGGTGGCTGACCTAACCTCCACCATCCTCCCCCGAGGCCCCGGCGGGCGACGAATCGGGCGCCCCGGTGGCGCCGGTCGCGCCGGTCGCGCCGGCGCCGTCCCGGGAGCCGGCCGGCGGACCGGACGGCGCGGGCTCGTGGGGAGCCGCCGTCGCGACCGCGGCCTCGCTGGGCGTGGCCTCCTCGTCGTGCAGCGCCAGGTCGCCGACGGCGAGCGCCTCCTCGGGGGCGCGCAGCTTGATGAAGAGACCGATCGCCTTGAGGATCAGGAAGGTCATCAGCGCGTCCCAGACGATGATCGTCCCCGCCGCCCCGGCCTGGATCGCCAGCTCCTTGGGGTGCCCGTGGAAGAGACCGGAGAAGGAGACCGCGGTGGAGCCGTCCTTGTTGAGGTAGACCGCCATCGCCGGATCGGCGAAGAGGCCGACCATCAGCCCGCCGAGCAGCCCGGCCACCCCGTGGGTGTGCACCACCCCGAGGGCGTCGTCCACCCGCCGCATGAAGCGCAGCCTGGCCAGCTTGTTCCAGGAGAGCCAGACCACCGCCGAGGCGATCAGGCCGATCAGGATCGCCCCGGTGCCGGTGACGAAGCCGGCCGCCGGGGTGATCGAGACCAGCCCGACGATCATGCCGTTGACCGCGCCCAGGAAGGTCGGCTTGCGGCGCGGGCTCGCGAAGAGGTCCAGCAGCAGCCAGGTGAGGAGGGCGACGGCGGTGCAGAGGTTGGTGTTGAGCACGGCCGCGGCGGCGTTCGCGCCGCCGAAGTACATGTCACCGCCGTTGAAGCCGTTCCAGCCGAGCCAGAGGAGGCCGGCGCCGCAGGCCACCATCGGCAGGTTGCTGGGCACCGCCCGTTCGCGGTCCCGTCTCGGGCGGGGCCCCACGACCGCGGCGGCCACGAAGCCGGAGACCCCGGCCGCCAGGTGGATGACGTACCCGCCGGAGTAGTCCAGCGCCCCGGACTGCGCCCACCAGCCCCCGCCCCAGAGCAGGAAGGCGTTGACCGAGTAGACCAGTCCGGACCAGAGCGGCACGAAGAGCAGCCAGGCCCTGAAGTTGATCCGGCCGACCACGCTGCCCATCAGCAGCAGCGGGGTGATCGCGGCGAAGGCGAACTGGAAGTAGGCCAGGGTGGACTGCGGGAAGCGGAAGGCCGGCATTCCGCCCGTGCCGCTGACCAGCGGGATGGACGCCCGGCCCTGCTCGCTGTGCGCGGAGAGGACGGTGCCCGGCCGGCCGACGGCGGCCCGCAGGATGCCGGGGCCGAGATGGAGCGGCTCGCCGAAGCCCATCTTGAACTCGTAGAGCACCCACGCGACCAGCACCAGGGAGAACCCGCTGAACGCCATCAGCAGGGTGTTGACGATCCACTTCCGCGGCACCAGGCCGCCGTAGAGGATGGCCAGGCCCGGCAGGCTCATCAGCCCCACCAGGGTCGCGGCCACCAACTGCCAGGTGTTGTCACCGGAGTTGAGCCAGCTGGGATAGGGAATCACCGGGACCGCCCTCCCGTCGCGGAAACGCCGCGTACGCCGTCGTCGCAGTCGCGCGTCTACCGGAAGGTGGCCGTGGTGTGTTGCCCGGGCTTTTCGGCGGCGTTTCCGTTCCGCCAACACTTCCTCACGCTCCGTGCGGATCCTGAGCCGCGCGGGCGGGGGCGGGCGAGCCGAGGGTGAGCGACGCCACCCAGGCAATCCGCAGGCAAAATCCGGACAGCCGCGGCGGGCCCCGACCCTGGTGACATCCATCGATATCACGACCAGTGATCAATCCACCAGGACACGGTGAGCAAGAAAAGACCTCGTCAGGGGAGTAAAGCCGCGAATTGCGCCCGCTTGTGCGCTTCCCGCCCACACGGACTCGGCCGCCGAACGCACATTTCGCGCCACCAGAGCACACAATTCGAGGCTCATCTTCCGTATCCTCATGGATTCTGACGCGCCATCATGGCGCTGATCTGTAGGCTGACGCCGCTGCGACCGGAGTTCTCTCATCACCCAGATGCCGCCCCGCTTGCCCGCCCCGACTGGAGAATGAAGACGTATGGCGCCCACCCCGGACCCGGCGGCAGCCCTGCAGAGCTTCGCCGCGATATGGGGCCGGGCCGTGCACCCGGTCAGCCAGGCCCGTCTGGAGCCGGCTGAACTGCAGGAGCTGCTGACCGAGTTGACGAACCGGTTGCGCACCGCCCTGCACGCGCAGCCCTTCGACCCGGCCCCGGGCCGGGCGGTGGGCACCGCCCTGGTCGCCGCCGGGTACGCGGAGCCGGAGGCGCTCAACCAAAGCCTGGGCGTCCTCCACGCGTACCTCACCCTGTACTTCCCGCCGCCCCCGGTACGGCTGAGCCCGGGCCCGAACGCCGAGGAGCTCGCCGCCCGGGCGGCCCGGCTCCAGCACGCCGTCGCGGCCGGCTTCGCGCAGGGCGTCGCCGAGCGGGCCGCCGCCGACCGGGCCGCCGCGGACGCCGCCGCCGACACCGCCCGGCAGCAGGCCGAGGAGGCCAGGCACGCCGCCGAGGCCCGGTTCCGGGCGCTCTTCGCGGAGGCCGCCGTCGGCATCTGCGTGATCAGCCTGGACGGCCTGATCACCGAGGTCAACCCGGCCCTGGCGGGGATGTTCGGGGCGACCGTCGACCAGTTGAACGGCAGCCAGGTCACCGACCACGAGCACCCGCTGGACGGGCCGGAGGTCTGGACCCTCTACGCCGACCTGGTCCGCGGCAAGCGCGAGCACTACCGGGTGGAGAAACCGTACTTCCGGGTCGACGGCTCGGTCTTCTGGGCCGACCAGACGGTCACCCTGATCCGCGGGGCGGACGGCTCGCCGCTCTGCCAGCTGGCCATCCTCCAGGACATCACCGAGCGCCGGATGCTCCACAAGCTCCTCCGCCACCAGGCCACCCACGACCCGCTGACCGGGCTGCCCAACCGATCCCTCTTCCTGGAGCGGCTGGAGAACGCCCTGGACCGGGACGGCGGCGCCGAGCGGGTCGCCCTGTGCTACCTCGACCTGGACGCCTTCAAGACCGTCAACGACAGCCTCGGGCACGACATCGGCGACCGGGTGCTGGTCGCGGTCGCCGACCGGTTCCGCCGCTGCCTCTCCGGCCCGCACCAGCTGGTGGCCCGGATGGGCGGGGACGAGTTCACCGCGCTGATCGTCGACCCGGCGGACGAGGAGGAGGCGGTCGCCCTCGCCCAGCGCTTCCTGGACGCGCTGGACGAGCCGGTGGTGATCGACGGCCAGGACCTGAAGATCACCGTGAGCGTGGGGGTGCTGGAGGGACCGGTCGCCGCCCTGGACCCGGCCAAGGCCGTGCAGGGGGCGGACCTGACCCTCTACCGGGCGAAGGCGGCCGGCGGCAACCGGTGGGCGGTCAACGACCCGGAGGCCAACGAGGTGGAGATCCGCCGGCACACCCTGGCCACCAACCTGCCGGGGGCGCTGGAGCGCGGCGAGTTCTTCGTCGAGTACCAGCCGCTGGTCTCGCTGCCGGACGGGCGGATCCGGGCCGCCGAGGCGCTGGTCCGCTGGCGCCACCCGGAGCACGGGGTGCTGGGGCCGGACCGCTTCGTGCCGATCGCGGAGAGCACCGGGCTGATCGTCCCGCTCGGGCGGTGGGTGCTGGAGCAGGCCTGCAAGCAGGTCAAGTCCTGGCAGCTGACGCTGGACGACCCCGGGCTGCGGGTGAACGTCAACCTCTCGCCGCGGCAGACCCGCAGCCCCACCCTGCTGAAGGACGTCGTCCACGCGCTCGACGAGTCCGGTCTCGAGGCCTCCTCGCTCTGCCTGGAGGTCACCGAGAGCGCGCTGATCGGCGCGGACGGGCAGTCCCTCGCCGCGCTGCGGGACCTCGCGGCGCTCGGCATCACCCTCGCGCTGGACGACTTCGGCACCGGATACGCCAACTTCTCGCATCTGCGCGCGATGCCGGTGCACTGCCTGAAGATCGACCGGTCCTTCGTGGACGGTCTGGCCGTCACCATCGAGCCGGACGCCGACGGCGGGGTGGACCGGCTGGACCCGGCCGACCGGATCAAGGGCGCGGGGGTGGACGCGGCGCTGGTCGCCGGCATGGTCTCGCTGGCGCGGTCGCTGGACCTGGCGGTCACCGCCGAGGGCATCGAGACCGAGGAGCAGGCCCGCCGCCTCCAGGAGCTCGGCTGCGACACCGCCCAGGGCTGGTTCTACGCGAGGCCGGGCTCCCCTGAGCAGTTCGTCCAACTGAGCCGGGAGCGCGCGCTGGCGTCGTAGCGCGGGGCTCGCGCGCCCCTCGACCCACCGTGCTGGGTTCGCGCCCCCCTCGGCCCACCCCCCTTCGGGCTTCGTCCCGGCGCCGCGAGCAGGGCGGAGAACAGGACGGGGAGCGGCGCGGGACACGCCCGTGGCGCACGCGCTGTCAGTGGCGGGGGTTAACGTCTTCAGCTATGCGGCTGCTCCACACCTCCGACTGGCATCTGGGGAGGTCCTTCCACCGGGAGGATCTCCTCCACGCTCAGCGCGCCTTCCTCGACCACCTGGTCGCCGCCGCCGAGGCGCACGCCGTGGACGCCGTCCTCGTCGCCGGGGACGTCTTCGACCGCGCCATCCCCTCCCTCGGCGCGGTCGAGCT contains the following coding sequences:
- a CDS encoding putative bifunctional diguanylate cyclase/phosphodiesterase codes for the protein MAPTPDPAAALQSFAAIWGRAVHPVSQARLEPAELQELLTELTNRLRTALHAQPFDPAPGRAVGTALVAAGYAEPEALNQSLGVLHAYLTLYFPPPPVRLSPGPNAEELAARAARLQHAVAAGFAQGVAERAAADRAAADAAADTARQQAEEARHAAEARFRALFAEAAVGICVISLDGLITEVNPALAGMFGATVDQLNGSQVTDHEHPLDGPEVWTLYADLVRGKREHYRVEKPYFRVDGSVFWADQTVTLIRGADGSPLCQLAILQDITERRMLHKLLRHQATHDPLTGLPNRSLFLERLENALDRDGGAERVALCYLDLDAFKTVNDSLGHDIGDRVLVAVADRFRRCLSGPHQLVARMGGDEFTALIVDPADEEEAVALAQRFLDALDEPVVIDGQDLKITVSVGVLEGPVAALDPAKAVQGADLTLYRAKAAGGNRWAVNDPEANEVEIRRHTLATNLPGALERGEFFVEYQPLVSLPDGRIRAAEALVRWRHPEHGVLGPDRFVPIAESTGLIVPLGRWVLEQACKQVKSWQLTLDDPGLRVNVNLSPRQTRSPTLLKDVVHALDESGLEASSLCLEVTESALIGADGQSLAALRDLAALGITLALDDFGTGYANFSHLRAMPVHCLKIDRSFVDGLAVTIEPDADGGVDRLDPADRIKGAGVDAALVAGMVSLARSLDLAVTAEGIETEEQARRLQELGCDTAQGWFYARPGSPEQFVQLSRERALAS